In Listeria monocytogenes, the following proteins share a genomic window:
- a CDS encoding alpha-mannosidase yields the protein MSIAMFFTKDKLRGRLDEVALYRYEKTYPIQKFQAAEDMDGEIAARPDTVLYDNELTIGENWSGRDRYVWLKTTITFPDTKTGTRLIGYFDFGNTGDGHNSGFESLLFVNGEPYQGVDQNHREVLFPDSFAGKKVELVFRLWSGLEGGGTPTIQTHQLKEAFIGYLNLVIDDLYFTSKATLKTLDQLEEKNPTYAPLLQAINRAYLAIDWSTPGSEQNLASMATANQLLQAALEKMPKNFPIKVAAVGHTHIDVAWLWRLKHTREKAARSFSTVLHLMEDYPEYLFLQSQPQLYAYIKEDYPEIYAKIKAKISEGAWEADGGMWLEADCNIPSGESLVRQMLYGQKFLREEFGKPSSFLWLPDVFGYSWALPQILRKSGIKTFMTTKISWNQYNRMPHDTFQWRGMDGTEILTHFITAPEKNSRISTYNGKMTARELVGLWDKYQDKEVNQELLLAYGYGDGGGGVNREMLEMRRRYDAMPGIPEVKPKSATTYFNDLHETINATDQYVHTWNGELYFEYHRGTYTSQAFTKKMNRKIELGLRNSEWLSVLANLKQGITYPTEKLAGIWQILLRNQFHDIIPGSSIKEVYDDALIEYTEAAEGNNALISNQLTNLTTDANQKITLWNSSTWSRPRYIEISPDNQADHLAFYDKNNTPLPAQKLANNAWLIQHPNLPALGAATISVKETANILEQPSFHYKNNQLETPFYQITWNEAGQFTSIFDKKNNRQVLAENARGNVFQLFEDKPMWHDAWDIDLFYQEKQKEISALDSVEITENGPLQFTMKQVLHSEKSQITQWIHFYHESPEIRFETEVDWRDRNQLLKVAFPVAVHASEASYDIQFGNVKRPTHWNTSWDYARFETVGHQWADLSEKNYGVSLLNDSKYGYDIKDSTLRLTLLKAAGYPDPDADLGIHQFTYSLYPHQGDFLDGETVQAAWELNNPIFSSNGEIQTFSLFQVTNPYVMIDSIKQAEDGDGIILRLHEFAGTHGEVTIASDYTITSITECNLLEENETSPSNPTFAVAPFEIKTYRIHLA from the coding sequence ATGAGTATAGCTATGTTTTTCACTAAAGATAAATTACGAGGCAGGCTGGATGAAGTCGCGCTTTATCGTTACGAAAAAACTTATCCTATCCAAAAATTCCAAGCAGCCGAGGATATGGATGGAGAAATCGCTGCACGACCAGATACCGTCTTGTATGATAACGAATTAACTATCGGGGAAAACTGGTCAGGTAGGGACCGTTATGTCTGGCTCAAAACAACCATTACTTTCCCAGACACCAAAACGGGCACGCGCTTGATTGGCTACTTTGATTTTGGAAATACCGGCGATGGTCACAATTCAGGCTTTGAATCACTATTATTTGTTAACGGGGAACCATACCAAGGGGTCGATCAAAATCACCGCGAAGTTCTTTTCCCAGATAGTTTTGCTGGAAAAAAAGTGGAACTGGTCTTCCGTTTATGGTCCGGACTGGAAGGTGGCGGAACCCCAACCATCCAGACACACCAGTTAAAAGAAGCCTTTATTGGATATTTAAATCTCGTCATTGATGATTTGTATTTCACGAGTAAAGCAACTTTAAAAACACTCGACCAACTCGAAGAAAAAAATCCAACCTATGCACCGCTCCTCCAAGCGATTAATCGCGCTTACCTTGCGATTGATTGGAGTACACCTGGATCCGAACAAAACCTTGCCTCAATGGCAACAGCCAACCAACTCTTACAAGCCGCACTGGAAAAAATGCCGAAAAACTTTCCTATCAAAGTGGCGGCTGTTGGGCATACGCATATAGATGTAGCATGGCTATGGCGCTTAAAGCATACTCGCGAAAAAGCCGCGCGATCATTTTCGACTGTGCTTCATTTAATGGAAGATTATCCTGAATACTTATTTCTCCAATCGCAACCACAACTTTACGCCTATATCAAAGAAGATTACCCAGAAATTTATGCGAAAATCAAAGCAAAAATCAGCGAAGGCGCCTGGGAAGCTGATGGAGGAATGTGGCTTGAAGCTGATTGTAATATTCCTAGCGGCGAATCGCTCGTGCGACAAATGCTCTACGGTCAGAAATTTTTACGCGAAGAATTTGGTAAACCTTCTAGTTTTCTATGGTTGCCGGATGTATTTGGCTATAGCTGGGCTTTACCGCAAATCCTTCGTAAATCAGGCATTAAAACATTTATGACAACCAAAATCAGCTGGAACCAATATAACCGCATGCCGCACGATACGTTCCAGTGGCGTGGGATGGATGGGACGGAAATTTTGACCCATTTCATTACTGCCCCAGAAAAAAATAGCCGCATTTCAACCTATAATGGCAAAATGACAGCGCGCGAACTTGTTGGTCTTTGGGATAAGTATCAAGATAAAGAAGTGAATCAAGAATTATTACTTGCATACGGCTACGGTGATGGTGGTGGCGGTGTGAACAGAGAAATGCTAGAGATGCGCCGTCGTTATGACGCGATGCCAGGAATTCCCGAAGTAAAGCCAAAAAGCGCCACTACATATTTCAACGATTTACACGAAACGATAAATGCGACCGATCAATATGTTCATACATGGAACGGCGAACTTTACTTCGAATATCACCGTGGAACTTATACGAGCCAAGCTTTTACGAAAAAAATGAATCGAAAAATCGAACTCGGCTTACGAAATAGCGAATGGCTTTCCGTTTTAGCAAATCTAAAACAAGGCATAACTTACCCAACTGAAAAATTAGCAGGCATTTGGCAAATTTTACTTCGAAATCAGTTTCATGATATTATTCCCGGCTCTTCCATCAAAGAAGTTTATGACGACGCTCTAATTGAGTACACGGAAGCAGCGGAGGGAAATAACGCATTAATTTCTAATCAATTGACCAATTTAACTACAGATGCCAATCAAAAAATAACACTTTGGAATAGTTCCACTTGGTCCAGACCGCGATACATCGAAATTTCGCCCGACAATCAAGCAGACCATTTAGCCTTTTATGATAAAAATAATACCCCTCTACCTGCGCAAAAATTAGCAAATAATGCTTGGCTTATCCAACATCCAAACTTACCTGCGCTTGGGGCTGCAACTATTTCCGTTAAAGAAACAGCTAACATTTTAGAACAACCATCTTTTCACTATAAAAATAACCAATTAGAAACACCCTTCTATCAAATCACTTGGAATGAAGCCGGACAATTCACTTCCATTTTTGACAAAAAAAATAACCGCCAAGTATTAGCGGAAAATGCGCGAGGTAATGTATTTCAATTATTTGAAGATAAGCCGATGTGGCATGACGCCTGGGATATTGACCTATTCTATCAAGAAAAACAAAAAGAAATCAGCGCGCTAGATTCAGTTGAAATAACCGAGAACGGCCCACTCCAATTCACTATGAAGCAAGTGCTACATTCCGAAAAATCTCAAATCACTCAGTGGATTCATTTTTATCACGAGAGCCCTGAAATCAGATTTGAAACCGAGGTCGACTGGCGAGATCGTAACCAGTTGCTTAAAGTCGCCTTCCCTGTCGCCGTACATGCCAGTGAAGCTAGCTATGACATCCAATTCGGGAATGTTAAACGACCAACCCACTGGAATACAAGTTGGGATTATGCTCGCTTTGAAACGGTTGGACATCAATGGGCTGATCTTTCTGAGAAAAATTACGGCGTCAGTTTGTTAAATGATTCCAAATACGGCTATGATATTAAAGATTCCACTCTCCGCCTTACGCTTCTGAAAGCAGCCGGTTATCCAGACCCGGATGCCGATTTAGGAATCCACCAATTCACTTATTCGCTCTATCCACATCAAGGTGATTTCTTAGACGGGGAAACAGTTCAAGCTGCTTGGGAATTGAATAATCCAATTTTCTCTTCCAACGGCGAAATTCAAACTTTTTCCCTCTTCCAAGTGACAAATCCTTATGTGATGATTGATAGCATTAAACAAGCCGAGGACGGTGATGGTATCATTTTACGATTGCATGAATTTGCGGGAACTCACGGCGAAGTGACAATAGCAAGTGATTACACGATTACCTCAATCACAGAATGCAACTTACTTGAGGAAAACGAAACATCGCCTTCCAATCCGACATTCGCAGTAGCTCCATTTGAAATAAAAACATACCGAATTCATTTAGCATAA
- the cspB gene encoding cold-shock protein CspB, with protein MQTGTVKWFNSEKGFGFIEVEGGDDVFVHFSAIEGEGFKTLDEGQSVEFEIVEGQRGPQAEKVTKL; from the coding sequence ATGCAAACAGGTACAGTTAAATGGTTTAACAGTGAAAAAGGCTTCGGTTTCATCGAAGTAGAAGGCGGAGATGATGTATTCGTACACTTCAGCGCTATCGAAGGTGAAGGATTCAAAACTTTAGACGAAGGTCAAAGCGTTGAATTTGAAATCGTTGAAGGCCAACGTGGCCCACAAGCAGAAAAAGTTACTAAACTTTAA
- a CDS encoding phosphatase PAP2 family protein — MNTNRKKATPLFVIGGFCLILFITIASAIATESNWVARFDLSWIEKIRGGIQPDKTSIVKFMTTLGSAETTIILTIVVVLILFFLRKFVVGLWFGGTMLVCGVVLNLVLKSLVGRTRPASVNWLVSESGFSFPSGHATATAVFYGLAAMFLIFTVPKMWQKIVIGIIGYGFILFVMYTRVYLGVHFPTDVLGGFFLGTASVFISLGVYFLVRKPLHNLLVKWRIKDKSITE, encoded by the coding sequence ATGAATACAAATCGTAAAAAAGCAACACCGTTATTCGTTATTGGCGGATTTTGCCTTATTTTATTTATTACTATCGCTTCCGCTATCGCAACAGAAAGTAACTGGGTAGCACGTTTTGACTTAAGCTGGATTGAAAAAATTCGCGGCGGCATTCAACCAGATAAAACATCCATCGTTAAATTTATGACAACACTAGGAAGCGCAGAAACGACAATTATTTTGACTATTGTAGTCGTTCTTATTTTATTCTTTTTACGAAAATTTGTTGTCGGACTTTGGTTTGGTGGAACGATGCTTGTTTGTGGAGTAGTCCTAAATCTTGTCTTGAAAAGTTTGGTTGGTCGTACGCGTCCAGCTAGCGTGAACTGGTTAGTTAGCGAGTCTGGCTTTAGTTTCCCAAGTGGGCACGCAACGGCAACGGCTGTTTTTTATGGTCTTGCAGCGATGTTCTTGATTTTCACAGTGCCAAAAATGTGGCAAAAAATCGTTATCGGTATTATCGGTTATGGTTTTATCCTGTTTGTCATGTATACACGCGTTTATCTTGGGGTGCATTTCCCGACGGATGTACTTGGTGGATTTTTCCTTGGTACAGCATCGGTATTTATCTCACTAGGCGTTTATTTCTTAGTACGAAAACCATTACATAATTTACTTGTGAAATGGCGTATTAAAGATAAAAGTATTACAGAATAA
- the dapF gene encoding diaminopimelate epimerase encodes MATIHFTKVHGSQNDFFLVDEEENLITEWSDEQRADFAIKLCDRKHSLGGADGILYVTKSSEVGPIGQMRVVNSDGSIASMCGNGLRTVARYLLEKHALTEAKVETMKAILDVKKATSLGFDIPTYQVEISPVKFAAETLPMHVGVEKLFNQVIPELDTELAFSAVSVPNPHLITFVDQSVLDSDKQEKLASYLNSENPYFPDGVNVSFVKRLSDDAIYVRTFERGVGFTNACGTAMSACSLIKKMLDNDTFETPLNVYNDGGRVQVTAKEDAAGEISLQLIGNATFVSKGSVRYENDIVTELTNEATAEQALYQALVKEVKEFLKTTE; translated from the coding sequence ATGGCAACAATTCACTTTACAAAAGTACATGGTTCGCAAAACGATTTTTTCTTAGTTGATGAAGAAGAAAATCTCATCACGGAATGGTCAGACGAACAACGTGCTGATTTTGCGATAAAACTTTGCGATAGAAAGCATTCGCTTGGCGGGGCAGATGGGATTTTATATGTCACAAAAAGTAGTGAAGTAGGACCGATTGGCCAAATGCGCGTCGTCAATTCAGATGGATCAATTGCTTCGATGTGCGGGAATGGCTTAAGAACGGTAGCTCGTTATTTACTTGAAAAGCACGCATTAACAGAAGCAAAAGTCGAAACAATGAAAGCGATACTTGATGTCAAAAAAGCAACTTCGCTTGGTTTTGATATTCCAACCTATCAAGTGGAAATTTCTCCTGTTAAATTTGCAGCAGAAACATTACCGATGCATGTAGGCGTGGAAAAATTATTTAATCAAGTTATCCCAGAACTTGATACAGAACTCGCTTTTTCTGCTGTTTCTGTTCCTAACCCGCATTTGATTACATTTGTAGACCAATCTGTGCTAGATTCTGATAAACAAGAAAAATTAGCAAGTTATTTAAATAGCGAAAATCCGTATTTCCCAGATGGCGTGAATGTAAGCTTTGTGAAACGTTTAAGCGATGATGCTATTTATGTACGTACTTTTGAACGCGGCGTCGGTTTTACGAATGCATGTGGAACAGCGATGTCGGCTTGTAGTTTGATTAAAAAAATGTTAGATAATGATACATTTGAAACGCCGCTAAATGTTTATAATGACGGCGGAAGAGTGCAAGTAACTGCGAAAGAAGATGCTGCTGGTGAAATTTCGCTGCAACTAATTGGCAATGCGACTTTTGTTAGCAAAGGTTCCGTTCGTTATGAAAATGATATCGTTACAGAGCTTACAAATGAAGCGACAGCTGAACAAGCTCTGTATCAGGCGCTTGTAAAAGAAGTAAAAGAATTTCTAAAAACAACCGAATGA
- the ileS gene encoding isoleucine--tRNA ligase, with amino-acid sequence MEYKDTLLMPKTDFPMRGNLPNKEPEWQAKWEEEKLYEKIQEKNAGRPTYILHDGPPYANGELHMGHALNKTIKDIIVRYKSMAGFSSPYVPGWDTHGLPIETAIAKKGVKRKEMSIAEFRKLCAEYAMTQVDGQRTGFKRLGINGDWENPYITLLPEYEAEQIKVFGEMAKKGYIYKGKKPVYWSPSSESALAEAEIEYQDKTSASIFVAFKVTDGKGVLDEGTNIVIWTTTPWTIPANMGITVNPDLDYVVIESAGEKYVVAEALLPSLREKLGFEDATVVKTVRGSELDRVVTKHPFYDRDSLVMNGEHATAEAGTGAVHTAPGHGEDDFLIGKKYDLEVLAPLDDRGVFTEEAPGFEGVFYDTANKMVTEKLEEVGALLKMEFITHSYPHDWRTKKPVIFRATAQWFASIDAFRDDLLAAVKGVNWTPAWGETRLFNMVRDRGDWVISRQRAWGVPLPIFYAENGEAIITDETINHISELFREHGSNVWFERDVKDLLPAGFTHPGSPNGEFTKETDIMDVWFDSGSSHQAVLNARPELSRPADLYMEGSDQYRGWFNSSLTTAVAITGEAPYRNVLSHGFALDGEGRKMSKSLGNTLLPGKVIKQLGADIVRLWVASVDYQADVRVSDEILKQVSEVYRKIRNTMRFLLGNINDFHPTTNAVSYENLREVDKYMMIKLNDLVKNVKDSYEAFEFSAIYHQINNFCTVELSQFYMDFAKDVVYIEAADSHDRRAMQTVFYEAVVTLTKLLAPILPHTTEEVWNSLIGEGVESIHLQDLPEVKVLADSEEITAKWDAFMQIRDNVQKALEFARNEKLIGKSMLAKVTLYVDGEAKTLFDSLEGDFAQLFIVSDFELVEGLENAPESAFKSNQVAVQITVAEGETCERCRVVKKDVGVNPKHPTLCGRCADIVVKHYEA; translated from the coding sequence ATGGAATATAAAGATACGTTATTAATGCCAAAAACAGATTTTCCAATGCGTGGAAACCTGCCAAACAAAGAACCTGAATGGCAAGCAAAATGGGAAGAAGAAAAACTATATGAGAAAATTCAAGAAAAAAATGCTGGACGTCCGACGTACATTTTGCATGATGGGCCTCCTTATGCTAACGGTGAGCTTCACATGGGTCACGCTCTAAACAAAACAATCAAAGATATTATCGTTCGTTATAAATCAATGGCTGGCTTCAGCTCCCCGTATGTTCCAGGTTGGGACACACACGGACTGCCAATCGAGACAGCTATCGCCAAAAAAGGCGTTAAACGGAAAGAGATGTCTATCGCTGAATTCCGCAAACTTTGTGCTGAATATGCAATGACGCAAGTTGACGGTCAACGTACAGGATTCAAACGTCTTGGAATTAATGGTGACTGGGAAAATCCTTATATCACGCTTTTACCAGAATATGAAGCAGAGCAAATCAAAGTCTTCGGTGAAATGGCGAAAAAAGGTTACATCTACAAAGGGAAAAAACCAGTGTATTGGTCTCCTTCAAGTGAATCTGCACTTGCGGAAGCAGAAATCGAATATCAAGATAAAACATCTGCGTCGATTTTCGTGGCTTTCAAAGTAACAGACGGAAAAGGCGTACTAGACGAAGGAACGAATATCGTCATCTGGACAACAACTCCTTGGACAATCCCAGCAAACATGGGTATCACAGTGAACCCTGATTTGGACTATGTAGTAATTGAATCCGCTGGGGAAAAATATGTTGTAGCAGAAGCACTTTTACCAAGCTTACGCGAAAAACTAGGCTTTGAAGATGCGACAGTTGTGAAAACGGTTCGTGGTTCTGAACTTGACCGCGTTGTAACTAAACACCCATTCTATGACCGTGATTCCTTAGTAATGAACGGGGAACATGCCACTGCTGAAGCTGGTACTGGTGCGGTTCATACGGCTCCTGGACACGGGGAAGATGACTTTTTAATCGGGAAAAAATATGATTTAGAAGTACTTGCTCCTTTAGATGATCGTGGTGTATTTACAGAGGAAGCACCGGGATTTGAAGGCGTATTTTACGATACAGCGAATAAAATGGTAACAGAAAAACTAGAAGAAGTGGGCGCATTACTAAAAATGGAATTCATCACTCACTCTTATCCACATGATTGGCGTACGAAAAAACCAGTTATTTTCCGTGCAACAGCGCAGTGGTTTGCTTCAATTGACGCATTCCGTGATGATTTACTCGCTGCTGTTAAAGGTGTTAATTGGACTCCAGCATGGGGTGAAACACGTTTATTCAATATGGTTCGCGACCGCGGCGACTGGGTTATTTCTCGTCAACGTGCGTGGGGCGTTCCACTACCAATTTTCTATGCGGAAAATGGGGAAGCGATTATCACAGACGAAACAATCAATCACATTTCTGAACTGTTCCGTGAGCATGGTTCGAATGTTTGGTTTGAACGCGATGTGAAAGATTTATTACCTGCTGGCTTTACGCATCCAGGTAGTCCAAATGGAGAATTTACAAAAGAAACCGATATTATGGACGTTTGGTTTGATTCAGGTTCTAGTCATCAAGCAGTGCTGAATGCTCGCCCAGAATTAAGTCGTCCAGCTGATTTGTATATGGAAGGCTCTGACCAATATCGTGGCTGGTTCAACTCATCCTTAACAACTGCTGTAGCAATCACTGGTGAAGCGCCTTATCGTAACGTGCTAAGCCATGGTTTCGCACTGGATGGGGAAGGTCGCAAAATGAGTAAATCGCTTGGAAACACACTTCTTCCGGGCAAAGTAATTAAACAACTGGGTGCGGATATTGTTCGCCTTTGGGTTGCTTCTGTAGATTATCAAGCCGACGTTCGCGTTAGTGATGAAATCTTAAAACAAGTATCCGAAGTATACCGTAAAATCCGTAACACAATGCGTTTCTTACTAGGAAATATCAATGATTTTCATCCAACTACGAATGCCGTTTCTTATGAAAACTTACGTGAAGTAGACAAATATATGATGATTAAATTAAATGATTTAGTGAAAAATGTGAAGGATAGCTATGAAGCTTTCGAATTCTCTGCTATTTACCACCAAATCAATAATTTCTGTACAGTAGAATTAAGCCAATTTTATATGGACTTTGCCAAAGATGTTGTTTACATCGAAGCGGCTGATAGTCATGATCGTCGTGCTATGCAAACAGTCTTTTATGAAGCGGTTGTTACGTTAACCAAATTACTTGCTCCAATTTTACCGCATACAACAGAAGAAGTTTGGAATAGCTTAATCGGTGAAGGCGTAGAAAGTATTCACTTGCAAGACTTACCAGAGGTTAAAGTATTAGCGGATAGCGAAGAAATTACAGCGAAATGGGACGCATTCATGCAAATTCGTGATAACGTTCAAAAAGCGTTAGAATTCGCTCGTAACGAAAAATTAATCGGTAAATCAATGCTTGCAAAAGTAACTTTATACGTTGATGGCGAAGCGAAAACACTATTTGATTCTTTAGAAGGCGATTTTGCACAACTGTTTATCGTTTCTGACTTTGAACTTGTGGAAGGTTTGGAAAATGCACCAGAATCTGCATTCAAATCAAATCAAGTAGCTGTTCAAATTACAGTAGCGGAAGGTGAAACTTGTGAACGTTGCCGTGTAGTGAAAAAAGATGTAGGTGTGAATCCGAAACATCCAACATTATGTGGCCGTTGTGCGGATATTGTTGTAAAACACTACGAAGCATAA
- the divIVA gene encoding septum site-determining protein DivIVA: MPLSPLDIHNKEFTRGFRGYDEDEVNDFLDQIIKDYEQVIKEKKRIEDTLNNSEERLGHFTNIEETLNKSLIVAQTAAEEVKASAEKEAKLIIREAEKNADRILSDSLSKARKIAIEIEDLKRQSKVFRERLRMLVEAQMDLIKSEDWQQMMAYDVDATELASIKEVESAQSEER, encoded by the coding sequence ATGCCATTATCGCCGCTGGATATACATAACAAAGAGTTTACCCGTGGTTTTAGAGGTTATGACGAAGACGAAGTAAATGACTTCCTCGATCAAATCATTAAAGATTATGAACAAGTTATCAAAGAGAAAAAGCGTATTGAGGACACTTTAAATAATAGTGAAGAACGTTTAGGTCATTTTACAAACATTGAAGAAACACTAAACAAATCATTAATCGTGGCACAAACAGCTGCCGAAGAAGTGAAAGCTTCTGCTGAAAAAGAAGCCAAACTTATTATCCGTGAAGCTGAAAAAAATGCAGACCGAATTTTAAGCGACTCACTTTCTAAAGCGCGTAAAATCGCGATTGAAATTGAAGACCTAAAACGTCAATCCAAAGTATTCCGTGAGCGTTTACGTATGCTAGTGGAAGCACAAATGGATTTAATTAAAAGTGAAGATTGGCAACAAATGATGGCTTACGATGTAGATGCGACAGAACTTGCGTCAATCAAAGAAGTTGAATCAGCTCAATCTGAAGAACGTTAA
- a CDS encoding transcription repressor NadR gives MKKILGNTRRQLILKWLKEAETPISGNQLASKTNVSRQVIVQDISLLKAGNEPIMATPQGYIYAKETSFAGERRVIAVKHTKEQAAEELNILVDHGVSVVDVIVDHPIYGEITASLHLKSRFDVEKFIKKVQTTGATMLSGLTDGTHLHTIEADTKEQLEQAIEALEKAGFLI, from the coding sequence ATGAAAAAAATATTAGGAAATACACGCAGGCAACTTATTTTAAAATGGTTAAAAGAAGCGGAAACGCCTATTTCTGGAAACCAACTTGCGAGCAAGACAAATGTTAGTCGCCAAGTTATTGTTCAAGATATTTCTTTACTAAAAGCTGGAAATGAGCCAATTATGGCTACACCACAAGGCTATATTTATGCGAAAGAAACAAGTTTTGCAGGGGAACGACGGGTGATTGCCGTGAAACACACGAAAGAACAAGCGGCGGAAGAATTAAATATTTTAGTCGATCACGGAGTTTCTGTTGTGGATGTGATAGTTGACCATCCGATTTACGGAGAAATTACTGCATCTTTGCATTTGAAGAGCCGGTTTGATGTCGAAAAATTCATTAAAAAAGTACAGACGACTGGTGCCACTATGCTGTCGGGCCTAACAGACGGCACGCATTTGCATACGATTGAAGCAGATACAAAAGAGCAATTAGAACAAGCAATTGAGGCCTTAGAAAAAGCAGGATTTTTAATCTAA
- a CDS encoding cysteine desulfurase family protein produces the protein MIYFDHAATTKMSEAALEVFMSASREFFANSESLHDAGTKSAALLEKCRGSFEEILHVPSRGIMFTSGGTESNQIAIQTLLHSTKKKEVLVSPLEHASVWQQLEALEEAGACWLRLLPVDAFGRVDPAVLGDMISPDTGLVIIQQVNSEIGTIQPIGELAHIAKQAGVYFHTDIVQSFGKLDLALDDVTSFSISSHKIYGPKGAGLLFIKPDVPMQAPLPNVHHEFGYRPGTVNVPAIAAFTTAAYDIMENREKEARRIAELKKAICEALTAKVKVEGGLNTSPFILGITLPNMQGQEALLALNEADIQISTTSACSLRDPAPSRTLLATGKTIEEASRFVRLSFGRENELSDSLIFKKELDKLLRKR, from the coding sequence ATGATTTACTTTGATCACGCTGCCACAACGAAAATGAGCGAGGCGGCTTTAGAAGTTTTTATGAGTGCATCCAGAGAATTCTTCGCTAATTCGGAAAGTTTACACGATGCCGGAACGAAATCTGCGGCTTTATTAGAAAAATGTCGGGGAAGTTTTGAGGAAATTTTACATGTGCCAAGTCGTGGAATTATGTTTACAAGCGGTGGCACAGAAAGCAATCAAATCGCAATCCAAACACTACTACATTCGACCAAAAAGAAAGAAGTGCTCGTAAGTCCATTGGAGCATGCTTCTGTTTGGCAGCAACTAGAAGCGCTTGAAGAAGCAGGAGCATGTTGGCTTAGGCTTTTACCAGTCGATGCATTTGGTAGAGTGGATCCAGCTGTGCTCGGCGATATGATTTCACCAGATACCGGACTAGTCATTATTCAGCAGGTGAATTCTGAAATTGGTACCATTCAGCCAATTGGAGAATTAGCGCATATTGCTAAACAAGCGGGCGTGTATTTTCATACAGATATCGTTCAATCTTTTGGAAAATTAGATCTAGCATTAGATGATGTGACTAGCTTTAGTATTTCCTCGCATAAAATTTATGGACCAAAAGGAGCGGGTCTACTTTTTATAAAACCAGATGTTCCTATGCAAGCTCCTCTGCCGAATGTGCATCATGAATTCGGCTATAGACCGGGGACTGTAAATGTTCCAGCAATTGCTGCCTTTACAACAGCTGCCTATGATATAATGGAAAATAGAGAAAAAGAAGCGCGGCGGATTGCAGAATTGAAAAAGGCGATTTGCGAAGCGTTAACAGCGAAAGTCAAGGTGGAAGGCGGATTAAATACATCTCCGTTTATTTTAGGGATCACTTTGCCGAACATGCAAGGGCAGGAAGCATTACTCGCACTTAACGAAGCGGACATTCAAATTTCGACAACGAGCGCATGTAGTTTACGTGACCCAGCGCCGTCCAGAACATTACTCGCTACTGGGAAAACGATAGAAGAAGCAAGTCGCTTTGTTCGATTGTCATTTGGGAGAGAAAATGAATTAAGCGATAGTCTGATTTTTAAAAAGGAACTAGATAAATTACTACGAAAAAGGTGA